From a single Eubalaena glacialis isolate mEubGla1 chromosome 15, mEubGla1.1.hap2.+ XY, whole genome shotgun sequence genomic region:
- the LOC133075141 gene encoding carbonic anhydrase 15-like, giving the protein MGGRLLPSVQGRGFPLQSVEPHLASQQRGLDTQGVVVPKRPSQGADWPEGLHFHWRGPRASRLRAQPGRAAPPHEGASVNLASTFPLASLLLGASGLSRFYRYAGSLTTRCCEPVVLWTVFEDAVPIGRAQVAQFRIVAQAGPPGSRPAPLTEDFRPQQPLGVRRVVASPSASVRAAAPTPARGHGALLGLGLSLWLWQGPEDVDTTTFPQ; this is encoded by the exons ATGGGAGGCCGCCTTCTCCCCTCTGTGCAGGGTCGGGGGTTTCCACTGCAGTCTGTGGAGCCCCACCTGGCCAGCCAGCAGAGGGGCCTGGACACCCAGGGTGTCGTAGTTCCAAAGAGGCCCAGCCAGGGGGCAGACTGGCCTGAGGGG CTGCACTTCCACTGGCGGGGGCCCCGGGCGAGCAGGCTCAGAGCACAGCCTGGACGGGCAGCACCGCCCCATGAAG GGGCCTCCGTGAACCTGGCGTCCACCTTCCCGCTGGCCTCGCTGCTGCTGGGCGCCTCTGGCCTCTCGCGCTTCTACCGCTACGCGGGGTCGCTGACCACGCGGTGCTGCGAGCCCGTGGTGCTCTGGACGGTCTTCGAGGACGCGGTCCCCATCGGGCGCGCGCAG GTGGCCCAGTTCCGGATCGTGGCCCAGGCCGGGCCCCCCGGCTCCCGCCCCGCGCCGCTCACGGAGGACTTCCGGCCGCAGCAGCCTCTCGGCGTACGCAGGGTTGTAGCTTCCCCCAGCGCCTCGGTCCGCGCGGCAGCCCCCACCCCGGCCCGAGGGCACGGGGCTCTcctgggcctggggctcagcCTGTGGCTCTGGCAGGGGCCCGAGGATGTAGACACGACCACCTTCCCGCAATAA
- the LOC133075142 gene encoding protein FAM246B-like has translation MAAEPRRPWAQARSAYGASEALRRAVGRRPDPGPQPHRPSPNEARAPGRLARLRCQLRAEAAARADAPRLPRLVERAGAAAGAGEPEEACSRGSVCSVCGEPRGGATYPAGVLEVSERQLQEGLAAVRAELGAGLEALRAELRAQLDALRALLPPPPPAPREPRVPRGPALLRALGTVNALAAGARPTDNASDSPADGGASRAPARKNLKKTPPGAPQGGGD, from the coding sequence atGGCGGCAGAGCCCCGGCGCCCGTGGGCCCAGGCGCGCAGCGCGTACGGTGCCAGTGAGGCGCTGCGGCGCGCGGTGGGCCGCCGGCCGGACCCCGGGCCGCAGCCCCACAGGCCGAGCCCCAACGAAGCCCGCGCCCCAGGCCGCCTGGCGCGCCTGCGGTGCCAGCTCCGGGCTGAGGCGGCGGCGCGGGCCGACGCGCCCCGGCTGCCACGGCTGGTGGAGCGCGCTGGGGCCGCGGCGGGGGCCGGGGAGCCCGAGGAGGCGTGCAGCCGCGGCTCCGTGTGCTCCGTGTGCGGGGAGCCGCGCGGCGGGGCCACCTACCCGGCGGGCGTCCTGGAGGTGAGCGAGCGGCAGCTGCAGGAGGGCCTGGCGGCCGTGCGCGCCGAGCTGGGCGCGGGGCTGGAGGCGCTGCGCGCGGAGCTGCGGGCCCAGCTGGACGCCCTGCGCGCGCTGCTGCCGCCTCCGCCGCCCGCTCCCCGCGAGCCCCGAGTCCCCCGCGGCCCGGCCCTGCTGCGGGCGCTGGGCACCGTGAACGCCCTGGCCGCGGGCGCGAGGCCCACCGACAACGCCTCGGACAGCCCGGCCGACGGCGGCGCGAGCCGGGCCCCGGCCCGGAAGAACCTCAAGAAGACCCCGCCCGGGGCCCCGCAGGGCGGCGGGGATTAA